A window of Gloeothece verrucosa PCC 7822 genomic DNA:
GAAAGCTTAAACATTATTTTTCTATTTAAATGCTAATTATTAGACTATTTTATCTAAAATAAGGCACGATATCTTGCAATTCGTTCAGAATTTTCCGCTCTTATAAAAGATTAAAACTTACGCACTGTAACGAAATAATTAAGGTTTGAGATTGGGCCGCGATCCTTGGCAAGGCTCAGGATGACATTTGTAATTCAACACATTTACCAACATTGTTGGTAATTTTGTTTATTATATCTTATAATTCTTATAGCCTTGAGCATTGATAAGCAAAACTTAACGCTATAAACAAGAACAAAATCTGTCAAAGAGGAGTGTTTCATGAAAAAACGTCAAATTATACTTTTTTTATCGGGTTTGATTTTATCTTTGGCTTTTGCTTTAGGATTTGGGGGCAATGTGCTTAACCCTCCTGCGGTAGCTCAGTCAAATAACTTAACCGTTTCAGCCGCCATTAGTCTTAAGGATGCCCTAGAAGAAATAAAAACGCAGTATCAAAAGAGTCAGCCAAAAGTTAAGCTAACCTATAATTTTGGTTCATCAGGCTCTTTACAACAACAAATTGAACAGGGTGCGCCGGTAGATATTTTTATTTCAGCCGCCGCTAAACAGATGGATGCTCTAGAACAAAAACAATTACTACTATCAGGAACACGCAAAAATTTAGTCAGTAACAGCCTAGTATTAATTACCCCAAAAAACCAACAAATCGTCAAAAAAATCTCCGATTTAAAGGACAATCAAGTGAAAAAAATTGCCCTAGGAGACCCTAGCAGCGTACCAGCCGGACAATATGGAGAACAAGCTCTTAAATTCTATAACGTTTATGATGCTGTTAAATCTAAATTAGTTTATGCCAAAGATGTGCGGCAAGTGCTAACTTATGTGGGGACTGGTAATGTAGATGCTGGCATGGTATATGCAACTGATGCCATGACTTCTCCTCAAGTAAGAGTTGCCGCGACAGCTTCCCCTCAGTCTCATCAGCCGATTAATTATCCTATTGCTGTGCTAAAAGATAGTAAAAATCAAGCCGCCGCAAAAGAATTTGCTCAATATCTTTCTGGGATTCAAGCTCAAAAAGTCTTTAAAAAATACGGATTCACGATTTAATTTAAGTTTGAGGCAGTAGAGCCAAGATACAGCAATTGGAGGAAAAAATTTTGCAGCTAATTCAAATTAAAGGTTTAAATTATGTTCGATTTGTCACCCCTCTGGATTTCTCTAAGAGCGGCAGGAGTAGCTACTATCGTCACTTTTTTTGTGGGCATTGCCGCCGCGCGTTGGATGTTAACTTATCGAGGTAAAGGTAAAGGCATAATTGATGCTATTTTTATTGCTCCTTTAGTTTTGCCGCCGACAGTGGTCGGATTCTTATTACTATTATTATTAGGGCGCAATAGTCCCATCGGACAACTATTAGCCCAAGCTTTCGACTATAACATTATCTTTAGTTGGGAAGCTACCGTTATTACAGCAAGCGTTGTTGCTTTTCCCCTCATGTATCGCACGACTTTAGGCGCTTTTGAACAAATTGACGCTTCAGTTTATTTAGTCGCTCGCACTTTAGGCGCTTCTGAATGGCGGATTTTTTGGCAAGTTATGCTGCCTCTTTCCTATAAAGGTTTAGTTGCCGCTACCATTTTATCCTTTGCTCGTGCTTTAGGAGAATTTGGTGCAACTTTAATGTTAGCTGGTAATATCCCTGGACAAACTCAAACTATGCCGGTGGCTATCTTTTTTGCGGCGGAATCTGGAGATATGACCACTGCCCTAATTTGGGTATTAATATTGATGAGTATTTCCATGTTCGTCATTATTGTAGTCAATTTTTGGTCACAATCTAAGCAAGTAACAGCCCCAGTAAAAGCCGATAAAAAAACTCAAAAACGCCCCAGTAATATTGACTCGAGAATTCTTGAATCTGAGAACCATTTAATTCCTCAAGCTTATGCGGCTGAGAGTCATAATCCTTCACAAGAACTAATGGTCGATATTGAAAAAAACCTAGCCGGTTTTAGTTTAGAAGTAAATTTTAAAGCCACTCAAGAAACATTAGGATTGCTAGGTGCTTCGGGTTCAGGGAAAAGTATGACGTTAAAATGTATTGCCGGTTTAGTCACACCAGACCAGGGGAAAATTGTGCTTAATGGGCGTACTTTATTTGATTCTGAACGCAAAATAAATGTACCTCCCAATGAGCGGCAAATTGGATTTGTATTTCAAAATTATGCCTTATTTCCTCATCTTAATGTTTTTGAAAACATTGCATTTGGCATTAAAGATTTACCCATTATCCAACAACAGCAACGCATCCAAAAATATATTCAGTTATTAGAATTAGAAGGATTAGAAAAACGTTTTCCGAGCCAATTATCAGGAGGACAACAACAAAGAGTCGCTTTAGCGAGAGCTTTAGCCATTGAACCAGAAATTTTAATCTTTGATGAAGCCTTATCCGCTTTAGATACTTATCTTCGGGGTCGCGTTGAACAGTTATTAATTCGAGTTTTATCCGCTTATGACGGAGTGAGTTTATT
This region includes:
- the modA gene encoding molybdate ABC transporter substrate-binding protein, which translates into the protein MKKRQIILFLSGLILSLAFALGFGGNVLNPPAVAQSNNLTVSAAISLKDALEEIKTQYQKSQPKVKLTYNFGSSGSLQQQIEQGAPVDIFISAAAKQMDALEQKQLLLSGTRKNLVSNSLVLITPKNQQIVKKISDLKDNQVKKIALGDPSSVPAGQYGEQALKFYNVYDAVKSKLVYAKDVRQVLTYVGTGNVDAGMVYATDAMTSPQVRVAATASPQSHQPINYPIAVLKDSKNQAAAKEFAQYLSGIQAQKVFKKYGFTI
- the modB gene encoding molybdate ABC transporter permease subunit yields the protein MFDLSPLWISLRAAGVATIVTFFVGIAAARWMLTYRGKGKGIIDAIFIAPLVLPPTVVGFLLLLLLGRNSPIGQLLAQAFDYNIIFSWEATVITASVVAFPLMYRTTLGAFEQIDASVYLVARTLGASEWRIFWQVMLPLSYKGLVAATILSFARALGEFGATLMLAGNIPGQTQTMPVAIFFAAESGDMTTALIWVLILMSISMFVIIVVNFWSQSKQVTAPVKADKKTQKRPSNIDSRILESENHLIPQAYAAESHNPSQELMVDIEKNLAGFSLEVNFKATQETLGLLGASGSGKSMTLKCIAGLVTPDQGKIVLNGRTLFDSERKINVPPNERQIGFVFQNYALFPHLNVFENIAFGIKDLPIIQQQQRIQKYIQLLELEGLEKRFPSQLSGGQQQRVALARALAIEPEILIFDEALSALDTYLRGRVEQLLIRVLSAYDGVSLFVTHKLEEAYRVCKDLLVLDGGQIIEAGSKQEIFERPRTFKTAQLTECKNFSSAQRLDDQTVKAIEWNCILQVVEFIPDHLSYVGYRAHQFNFTQDPEQANTFPCWLVTISETQHRITLYLKLHEDPGTNKTYDLLVEVFKDKWFELKKQPCPWYITLNPWKVILLEN